One window of Elaeis guineensis isolate ETL-2024a chromosome 11, EG11, whole genome shotgun sequence genomic DNA carries:
- the LOC105061132 gene encoding uncharacterized protein isoform X4, which produces MNSVELENGEEESTETFADELHLVGSPGTDDVNDEPPAFPRIGEQYQVEIPTLVTESECLQLRSHPISTDNMLDDSYIFGLGLAIPVMWIHHIGDHVKDEQDEFLSSKIGTDEAGSMDLRSDNESHIDAKCIVMGEFPVENSSSHDIYSQGSACKIELIKYLADLGKESGSFTSQGCSAADDQMNIGSRLLHQSKAKGYSPLPGSPAPSWSNTEKQSFLLGLYIFGKNLVQVKEFMEYKNMGDVLSYYYGKFYRSDAYRRWSECRKIRSRKCILGQRIFTGWRQQELLSRVLPMVSKEGQDTLLEVTKTFNDGRVSLEEFVFTLKAIVGMEVFVESIGIGKGKNDLTGIVLDPIRANQSISVRPEVPIGKECSSLSSGDIIKFLTGDFRLSKARSNDLFWEAVWPRLLARGWHSEQPKDFSSVVSKHALVFLIPGVKKFSRKKLVKGNHYFDSISDVLNKVASDPRLLDLEVQGGTESSNIKNENVWAADNRSDQNGLSDHPRHCYLRPRLPNCHSELMKFTVVDTSMVQGEGPIKVRELRSLPVDSTYDLSTCSGEMGSSSSSEQLDSDDSSSDDHGDSDLNTLLDKKLEKSKSCMISKDTQYHPSDHMVAVSITRMLINGHVPNDQCVDRISEKLPITDSKCQFSCRAKSDQQDYLTPAPKRRRLTACKYERTCRRTYSFPKGHQLKKEEIHYDLHSSNPSHTTDADVDLSQGKAPVNTSTNHSPDGNSICAFSGEHYAAAFVSDTTVGEVKPQLHTFIDLNLPHIPTACETAEPFSTEVAGSQDYLNPEELACPPEKKQQYDHSQIVGMSNGVLDEQPSITSRRQSTRSRPPTTRALEALACGFLGTKRKGRETRVSPSGNHTSRSSRWVRKTETSVLVPSTSISAVSSDIKDPNSGTNEWCGSSTDHTIMFNDSYVESEEKGTHQSVEVP; this is translated from the exons ATGAACTCTGTTGAACTAGAAAATGGTGAAGAAGAGAGCACAGAGACATTTGCTGACGAGTTACATTTGGTTGGTTCTCCTGGCAcagatgatgtcaatgatgaaccTCCAGCGTTCCCTCGCATAGGAGAACAGTACCAGGTGGAGATTCCAACCTTGGTGACAGAATCTGAATGCCTTCAGCTAAGATCTCACCCAATTAGTACTGATAACATGCTTGATGATAGCTATATTTTTGGACTAGGATTAGCCATTCCAGTTATGTGGATTCATCATATAGGTGACCACGTAAAAGATGAACAGGATGAATTCCTCAGTTCAAAAATAGGTACTGATGAAGCTGGGTCCATGGACTTGAGAAGCGATAATGAAAGTCATATTGATGCTAAGTGCATTGTAATGGGCGAATTTCCAGTGGAAAATTCAAGTTctcatgatatatattctcaaggctCAGCATGTAAAATTGAGCTAATAAAGTACTTAGCAGATCTGGGAAAAGAATCTGGAAGTTTCACAAGCCAGGGATGCAGTGCTGCAGATGATCAGATGAATATAGGTTCTCGATTGCTACACCAGAGTAAAGCCAAAGGTTACAGTCCATTGCCTGGTTCACCAGCTCCCTCTTGGAGCAATACTGAAAAGCAGAGTTTTCTCCTTGGTCTTTACATTTTTGGAAAAAATCTTGTTCAGGTGAAGGAATTTATGGAGTATAAAAATATGGGAGATGTACTATCCTACTACTATGGGAAGTTTTATAGGTCTGATGCATACCGTAGATGGTCAGAGTGtagaaagataagaagtaggaagTGTATACTTGGACAGCGCATTTTCACAGGTTGGAGACAACAGGAGCTACTGTCACGTGTGCTACCAATGGTATCTAAGGAAGGTCAAGATACTTTGCTGGAG GTCACTAAGACATTTAATGATGGGAGAGTTTCTCTTGAGGAATTTGTCTTCACTTTAAAGGCTATTGTTGGCATGGAAGTTTTTGTAGAATCTATTGGAATTGGCAAAGGGAAGAATGACCTCACCGGCATtgtattagatccaattagagccAATCAATCCATCTCTGTCCGGCCTGAAGTTCCAATTGGCAAAGAATGTTCTTCTCTTTCATCTGGTGATATCATCAAGTTTCTGACAGGTGATTTCAGGTTAAGCAAAGCAAGGTCAAATGATCTCTTCTGGGAAGCTGTTTGGCCTCGTTTGCTAGCAAGAGGTTGGCACTCGGAGCAACCCAAAGATTTCAGCTCGGTTGTCTCTAAGCATGCATTAGTATTTCTCATCCCTGGTGTTAAGAAGTTCTCCAGAAAAAAGCTTGTAAAAGGCAATCACTATTTTGATTCTATTAGTGATGTCTTGAACAAAGTTGCATCAGACCCAAGGCTTCTTGACTTAGAGGTTCAAGGAGGTACAGAGAGCAGCAACATCAAGAATGAAAATGTATGGGCTGCAGATAACAGATCAGACCAAAATGGTCTTTCTGACCATCCACGCCACTGCTATCTCCGCCCAAGGCTCCCAAATTGCCATTCAGAACTCATGAAATTTACTGTGGTGGATACAAGTATGGTTCAAGGAGAAGGACCAATAAAAGTGAGAGAACTGAGGAGTTTACCTGTTGATTCCACTTATGACCTTTCTACTTGTTCAGGAGAAATGGGGAGCAGTAGCTCATCTGAGCAGCTGGACTCTGATGATAGCTCATCGGATGATCATGGAGATTCTGATCTGAATACCTTGCTTGACAAGAAATTGGAAAAAAGCAAGAGTTGCATGATTAGCAAGGATACACAATATCATCCATCTGATCATATGGTTGCTGTTTCAATCACAAGGATGCTAATAAATGGGCATGTTCCCAATGATCAATGTGTTGATCGAATTAGCGAAAAGCTGCCAATAACGGATTCAAAGTGTCAATTCAGCTGCAGGGCAAAATCTGACCAACAAGATTATTTAACCCCTGCACCGAAACGGAGAAGGTTAACTGCCTGTAAGTATGAACGAACTTGTCGCCGTACTTATTCTTTCCCAAAAGGACATCAACTGAAGAAAGAGGAAATTCACTATGATTTACATTCATCAAATCCAAGTCATACCACAGATGCAGATGTTGACCTGTCTCAAGGGAAGGCGCCTGTGAACACTTCAACTAATCATAGCCCAGATGGAAACAGCATATGTGCTTTTAGTGGAGAGCACTATGCTGCTGCTTTTGTAAGTGATACGACAGTCGGTGAGGTAAAGCCTCAACTCCACACTTTCATTGACCTAAACCTACCACATATTCCAACAGCTTGTGAGACTGCTGAACCCTTCAGCACAGAGGTCGCAGGCAGCCAGGATTATCTGAACCCAGAGGAACTGGCATGCCCACCAGAAAAAAAGCAGCAATATGATCATTCCCAGATAGTTGGGATGTCTAATGGAGTGCTTGATGAGCAGCCTTCCATTACCTCTAGAAGGCAGAGCACCAGGAGCCGGCCACCGACCACAAGAGCCTTGGAAGCTCTTGCATGTGGATTTCTTGGCACCAAGCGTAAGGGAAGGGAAACAAGAGTCTCACCGTCAGGCAACCACACAAGCAGGTCCTCTCGCTGGGTACGCAAGACTGAAACCTCGGTACTTGTTCCTTCTACTAGTATCAGTGCAGTTAGTTCTGACATTAAGGATCCAAATTCTGGAACAAATGAATGGTGTGGAAGCAGTACAGACCATACAATCATGTTTAATGATTCATATGTTGAATCGGAAGAAAAAGGGACCCATCAGTCGGTTGAGGTACCTTAA